The Hydra vulgaris chromosome 11, alternate assembly HydraT2T_AEP genome contains a region encoding:
- the LOC136087047 gene encoding uncharacterized protein LOC136087047 produces the protein MAKDKGILEGSVRQIVHKKLGKYSYKIQKAHGLTDRMKATRLARCKELLKRFKKPANASTILFTDECLFTVKQFVNHQNDRIIAGNVQEANQKGRIASKTAHPQAVMVFAAITGDGKMPLVFVDQGVKIRAQKIPG, from the coding sequence ATGGCCAAGGATAAAGGGATTTTGGAAGGTTCAGTTCGGCAAATCGTCCACAAAAAGCTCGGAAAATACTCgtacaaaattcaaaaagcTCACGGACTTACTGATCGGATGAAAGCCACTCGTTTGGCTCGTTGCAAGGAGCTTCTCAAGCGATTCAAGAAGCCGGCGAACGCCTCGACGATTCTCTTTACGGACGAGTGTCTCTTTACTGTCAAGCAGTTCGTGAACCATCAGAATGACCGGATAATCGCTGGAAACGTTCAAGAAGCAAACCAGAAAGGTCGAATTGCTTCAAAGACAGCTCACCCCCAAGCAGTGATGGTTTTCGCAGCGATTACAGGAGACGGCAAGATGCCATTGGTTTTTGTTGATCAAGGAGTGAAAATCAGAGCTCAAAAAATACCTGGATGA